The genomic region GTGGACCCATCAGACCACGAGGAAAGTCACATTGGATATTCAAAGTCTGAGATTCAATACGGCCATTTCCCAGCTGATGATTCTCGCAAACCGGCTGAAAGAACGCGAAGAACTTCCCAAGGAGGTTGTCGAAACATTCGTTTTGTTACTCAGCCCGTTTACGCCACACATCTGTGAAGAACTGTGGGAAATGATGCGTCATGATGAATCTTTAGCGTTCCGGGATTGGCCTGAATATGATGAAGAACTGGCAAGGGAGGAGCTCGTAACTATTGCTGTTCAGGTGAATGGCAAGCTCAGGGC from Candidatus Neomarinimicrobiota bacterium harbors:
- a CDS encoding class I tRNA ligase family protein, yielding WTHQTTRKVTLDIQSLRFNTAISQLMILANRLKEREELPKEVVETFVLLLSPFTPHICEELWEMMRHDESLAFRDWPEYDEELAREELVTIAVQVNGKLRAEFEIGRDSEDKKLIEAALELSRIRAYTDGKDVKRTIVVKNRLVNVVVEVEGKRK